The proteins below come from a single Faecalibaculum rodentium genomic window:
- a CDS encoding ABC transporter ATP-binding protein: MKPVLQVRDLCRNRILHNISFDLMPGELLAVMGPSGSGKSTLLYNTAGLDQADAGEVRLQDTVLTALSDDHKARLRLEKMGFVFQQMNTIPGLSLEENIVLPGIQAQGKRQKAKVKEKARRLMKELGLEGLENRQVQQVSGGQLQRACICRSLINDPVILFADEPTGALNRQAAQEVMDTLVNLNRQGMSILMVTHDSKTASRCDRILYLQDGEIKDQLYLERADADREQRVNDWLMQRGW, from the coding sequence ATGAAACCTGTTCTTCAAGTCAGAGATCTCTGCCGAAACAGGATCCTGCACAACATTTCCTTCGATCTGATGCCCGGCGAACTGCTGGCCGTCATGGGTCCCTCAGGGTCGGGAAAATCCACCCTGCTTTACAACACCGCCGGTCTGGACCAGGCCGATGCAGGAGAAGTCCGGCTGCAGGACACAGTCCTCACTGCCCTGTCGGATGATCACAAAGCCAGGCTCCGTCTGGAAAAGATGGGATTTGTGTTCCAGCAGATGAACACCATACCGGGTCTGTCTCTGGAGGAAAACATTGTTCTGCCCGGCATTCAGGCGCAGGGGAAACGTCAGAAGGCGAAGGTGAAAGAAAAAGCCCGCCGTCTCATGAAAGAACTGGGGCTCGAGGGTCTGGAAAACAGGCAGGTGCAGCAGGTGTCCGGCGGACAGCTCCAGCGGGCCTGTATCTGCCGGAGTCTAATCAATGACCCGGTGATCCTTTTTGCGGATGAACCAACGGGAGCTCTGAACCGGCAGGCTGCGCAGGAAGTCATGGATACGCTGGTGAATCTGAACCGGCAGGGGATGAGCATTCTCATGGTCACCCATGACAGCAAAACCGCTTCCCGCTGCGACCGCATCCTGTATCTGCAGGATGGAGAAATCAAAGATCAACTGTATCTGGAACGTGCCGATGCCGACAGAGAGCAGCGGGTAAATGACTGGCTCATGCAAAGGGGCTGGTGA
- a CDS encoding FtsX-like permease family protein produces the protein MTLRLAFSGIHRQPLASLASVFFIAASITLLTLTSLLSCQLYGSIDSLMDQAQVPDILQMHAGSVDEQGIKDFADRCPQITGWQISSFLNLNNPAVRLKDQSLAGSTQDNGLVIQPEHFDFLLDLSGSRPEVQPGEVYVPVAYRSLYDLETGDIMTIGSDSLIIAGFIRDAQMNAMMCSSKRFLVHPQTLERLQDAGVQETLIEFMLADGASPSQFRRTYEDAGLPASGPFIDRSLIRMMNVLSDGTVIFLLFLVSLAVLAISLLCIRYILFLQLEQDRQQTGMMKALGISRKAVRQIYLVHYALLTVPGILAGLLAALILQRPLLKQLRELYGTAPDSSAVPLACLLAASVIALIVLISVRLSLHSLDRQSPLDALRNPQTFGRSGTRFMSAAVCAGCTFLVLVPLFLSHTLSSPGFVTSMGIGDAQLRLDLASAQTAGFVTERLEKDEQVKKWSLLTTYGQTVRLTDGTTLSLPVETGDLEAFPVTCDKGRLAEKENELALSVLAARELNLEPGDTLQLEDQPEPFVISGLYSDITNGGKTAKALHLETEPDPVWTVGYVSLKDMADPQSWMESMSGTGISVTSIREYVRQTYAQTLHQLNLAAQLAACTGLFITAVVMFLSIRLSIQQNRDTLSLKKALGFTTGQLKREWFLRQIPWCLSGAAAGLLLALGPGKWLCCLVLEQLGATGFSFDIPWFSALAVLFLIPAAALTATWCNLSVLRCITPCECFRGKESS, from the coding sequence ATCACCCTTCTCACTCTGACTTCTCTTTTATCCTGTCAGCTGTATGGATCCATCGACAGTCTGATGGACCAGGCGCAGGTGCCTGATATCCTCCAGATGCATGCAGGTTCTGTAGATGAACAAGGCATAAAGGATTTCGCAGACCGGTGCCCTCAGATCACCGGCTGGCAGATTTCTTCTTTTCTGAACCTGAACAATCCGGCTGTCCGGCTCAAAGACCAGTCCCTGGCTGGCAGCACGCAGGACAACGGACTTGTCATTCAGCCGGAACACTTTGATTTCCTTCTGGACCTGTCAGGCAGCAGACCGGAGGTTCAGCCCGGAGAGGTGTATGTGCCTGTTGCGTACCGCAGTCTGTATGACCTGGAAACCGGTGACATCATGACCATTGGCAGCGACTCGCTGATCATTGCCGGCTTTATCCGCGATGCACAGATGAACGCCATGATGTGTTCCTCGAAACGGTTTCTGGTGCATCCGCAGACCCTGGAACGGCTGCAGGATGCAGGAGTGCAGGAAACACTGATTGAATTCATGCTGGCAGACGGTGCCAGTCCCTCGCAGTTCCGCCGGACCTATGAAGACGCCGGGCTGCCGGCATCGGGGCCCTTCATTGACCGGAGTCTGATCCGCATGATGAACGTTCTGTCCGATGGCACTGTCATCTTCCTGCTGTTTCTTGTCAGTCTTGCGGTTCTGGCCATTTCCCTGCTGTGTATCCGGTATATCCTGTTCCTGCAGCTGGAACAGGACCGGCAGCAGACCGGAATGATGAAAGCACTGGGCATCAGCAGGAAAGCGGTCCGTCAGATATATTTGGTCCACTATGCCCTGCTGACGGTTCCCGGGATCCTGGCGGGACTTCTTGCAGCCCTGATTCTCCAGCGGCCGTTGCTGAAACAGCTGCGGGAGCTTTACGGCACAGCCCCGGACAGCTCCGCCGTACCCTTGGCCTGCCTGCTGGCAGCCAGCGTGATAGCCCTCATTGTGCTGATTTCTGTCCGGCTTTCACTGCATTCTCTGGATCGGCAAAGTCCGCTGGATGCCCTGCGAAATCCTCAAACCTTCGGCAGATCCGGAACCCGGTTCATGAGCGCAGCCGTCTGTGCCGGGTGCACCTTCCTTGTCCTGGTGCCCCTGTTTCTTTCTCATACTCTTTCCTCCCCGGGGTTTGTCACCAGCATGGGAATCGGAGATGCCCAGCTGCGGCTGGATCTGGCTTCCGCCCAAACCGCCGGCTTCGTGACAGAACGTCTTGAAAAGGATGAGCAGGTGAAGAAATGGTCCCTGCTCACAACCTATGGTCAGACCGTCAGACTGACCGATGGAACCACGCTCAGTCTTCCGGTGGAAACCGGTGACCTTGAAGCATTCCCTGTTACTTGCGACAAAGGCCGGCTGGCGGAGAAGGAAAACGAACTGGCCCTGTCGGTGCTCGCTGCCCGGGAACTGAATCTGGAACCGGGAGATACCCTGCAGCTGGAAGATCAGCCGGAGCCTTTTGTCATCAGCGGTCTGTACTCGGATATCACCAATGGCGGAAAAACAGCCAAGGCGCTGCACCTGGAAACAGAGCCAGATCCTGTATGGACTGTGGGATACGTCAGCCTGAAGGACATGGCGGATCCGCAAAGCTGGATGGAATCCATGTCGGGTACCGGAATTTCGGTGACATCCATCCGGGAGTATGTCCGGCAGACCTATGCCCAGACCCTGCATCAGCTGAACCTGGCTGCGCAGCTGGCGGCCTGTACCGGTCTGTTCATCACAGCCGTGGTGATGTTTCTGTCCATCCGGCTGTCCATCCAGCAGAACCGCGACACACTGTCTCTGAAAAAAGCCCTGGGTTTCACCACAGGGCAGCTGAAAAGAGAATGGTTTCTCCGCCAGATCCCCTGGTGCCTGAGCGGTGCTGCAGCCGGGCTGCTTCTGGCCCTGGGTCCAGGGAAATGGCTGTGCTGTCTGGTACTGGAACAACTGGGAGCCACAGGGTTCAGTTTTGACATTCCCTGGTTCTCTGCGCTGGCTGTTCTCTTTCTGATACCCGCCGCTGCCCTGACCGCAACATGGTGCAATCTGTCTGTCCTCCGCTGTATCACCCCCTGTGAATGTTTCAGGGGAAAGGAATCATCATGA